One Tamandua tetradactyla isolate mTamTet1 chromosome 20, mTamTet1.pri, whole genome shotgun sequence DNA segment encodes these proteins:
- the GPR151 gene encoding LOW QUALITY PROTEIN: G-protein coupled receptor 151 (The sequence of the model RefSeq protein was modified relative to this genomic sequence to represent the inferred CDS: substituted 1 base at 1 genomic stop codon), producing MVVAAFADXNSSTMNMSIAHLHFAGGYLPSDSKDWRTIVLALLVAVCLVGIVGNLCVIGILLHSAWKGKPSMTHSLILNLSLTDLSLLLFSAPVRAKAYSKDIWDLGWFVCKSSDWFIHTCMAAKSLTIVAVAKVCFMYASDPAKQVSIHNCTTWSVLAVIWAVASLLPLPEWFFSTTRNHASVEMCIMDVPAVAEKFMSLFSKLYPILVFCLPLFFASIYFWRAFGQCKKRGTKTQNLRNQIRSKELTVMLLSITITSSILWLPEWIAWLWVWHLKAGRMTPPQGFIALSQVLMYSISSANPLLFLLMSEELKEGLKGLWKWMITKKSPIASESQETPAGNSKVLPNNAPSPESSTSTPENENAGSPSSDQEKTGKAETAILPDVEQFWHERDTVPSVQENDPIPWEHEDQNTGACEK from the coding sequence atggtggtagcTGCCTTTGCAGATTGAAACTCCAGCACCATGAACATGTCCATTGCTCACCTCCACTTCGCCGGAGGGTACCTGCCCTCTGATTCCAAGGACTGGAGGACCATCGTCCTGGCTCTCTTAGTGGCTGTCTGCCTGGTGGGCATCGTGGGGAACCTGTGTGTGATTGGCATTCTCCTTCACAGTGCTTGGAAAGGGAAGCCATCCATGACCCATTCTCTGATTCTGAACCTCAGCCTGACTGATCTCtcccttctgctcttttctgcaCCTGTCCGGGCTAAAGCATATTCCAAAGATATCTGGGATCTCGGCTGGTTTGTCTGCAAGTCCTCTGACTGGTTCATCCACACGTGCATGGCAGCCAAGAGCCTGACAATTGTTGCAGTGGCCAAAGTATGCTTCATGTATGCAAGTGATCCAGCCAAGCAAGTAAGTATCCACAACTGCACCACCTGGTCAGTGCTGGCAGTCATCTGGGCTGTGGCTAGCCTGTTACCCCTGCCAGAATGGTTTTTTAGCACCACCAGGAATCATGCAAGTGTGGAAATGTGCATTATGGATGTACCAGCTGTGGCTGAAAAGTTCATGTCTCTATTTAGTAAGCTCTACCCCATTTTAGTATTTTGCCTTCCATTATTCTTTGCCAGCATTTATTTCTGGAGAGCTTTTGGACAATGTAAAAAACGAGGAACTAAGACTCAAAATCTTAGAAACCAGATTCGTTCAAAGGAATTAACAGTGATGTTGCTGAGCATCACCATCACCTCCAGTATTCTGTGGCTCCCTGAATGGATAGCTTGGCTGTGGGTATGGCATCTGAAGGCTGGACGCATGACTCCACCACAAGGTTTCATAGCCTTGTCCCAGGTCCTAATGTATTCCATTTCTTCAGCAAACCCCCTCCTTTTCCTACTGATGTCAGAAGAGCTCAAGGAAGGCTTGAAAGGCTTATGGAAATGGATGATAACCAAAAAATCTCCAATTGCCTCAGAGTCTCAGGAAACACCAGCTGGTAATTCAAAGGTCCTTCCCAACAATGCTCCATCTCCAGAGTCTTCTACGTCCACACCAGAGAATGAGAACGCTGGCTCTCCCTCCTCCGACCAAGAGAAAACCGGAAAAGCAGAGACTGCCATCCTCCCTGATGTAGAACAGTTTTGGCATGAGAGGGACACAGTCCCTTCTGTACAAGAAAATGACCCTATCCCCTGGGAACATGAAGATCAAAATACAGGGGCTTGTGAAAAATAG